Genomic DNA from Oryza sativa Japonica Group chromosome 5, ASM3414082v1:
CAAATCTAACCTTGTTATAATCCATTCCAAATTTCTTTCTGAGATTACCATAACACATTTGCACTCTGTTCCAATAACTTCATTTGTTTTTCTCTCTCCAGTAGCAGTCTCATCTACTGTTTCTGGCTTTGTATTGCAATCTGCTTTGACATATTTGTAGCACTTGAATGTTACTCTAATAACTTCTCTATTTCTTTTCTTACTTGTAGTTCTAGCACTATGAACATTGACAATTGAAAATCCAGCCATGTATGCATAGAAGTTGAAATAGTTATGTGCCTCAATAATTGATTTGAACTTCTGATCTAATTCAGGTATGTACTTTCTATCTATGATTGCGTTATTCCCTTTCAATGCttcttgttgttcttcttctaaAAATTGTTCAATGTCTTCCTCAGTTAGCAATTCATCATTCATAACATCATCATCAACACCATTACCACTGATGTTACCAATATCACTTGATTGTTCTAAAATTGGTTCCTATCACAAGAtttaaacaaaatataaaacttTTTTCACATTTATTTAGAATAATGTTTTACTTTTcattttatagaaaaacttATATTTGTAAGAAGTTCATACCTGAACTGATTCTTGCAAATTGAAAATATCTAGTGACCATGCATGTTGTGACTGATTGTCAACATTGCTGTAACCAATTTCACTTGTTTGCTCTAAACTTTTATCCTGTGAAAAAACAAaatgcaaaaaaataaataaataaaaggtttctcattttttaaatttaatagacaaaagttttagtattttttttaaaaatattatacaACAATTACATACCTGCACAGATTCTtgcaaatttaaaatatccatCAAGCATCTTTGTTCTGATTGATATTCAACGTGTGAATTCAAACTTTCGTCAACCTTTTGATAATCTTGTCCAATTCCAGTCTCTATTGTATCATTTTTTTGTTCCTTCAACCTTAATTAAACAGTTTTTGAAagattttcaaaaaatatactTAATTGAACACATAAATACATAAATGAACAACAAATCAGTActtttgttttcaaaaaaaaatttaccttCAATTCATTGCAACGTTTTGGTTGTGATGAAATAATATGTTCCATTAGACTAGTGTATGATATAAATGAATcctatttgataaaaaaaacaaaaaatcaatGTAGTCTTGATtgtcaaagaaaataaaagaaattatatCAAACTTAAGGTTGTCAAAGTAAAAATACTTACTGCAATGTAGTCTTGGTCCAACAGAGATAGAACATTGTTTTCATAATCAACCTTTGCATTGTTAGCTCCATTTTCTGcagaaattttgaaaattctaaTCATAAAAGAAATTATATGAAAGAAATAGTGCTATTCTACAATTCTTGTTACCTGAATTAATTTCTTGCATATTCATACAAATATGATTGAATATGAAAGAAATATGATTGAATTTTTTCAACTTGTTACCTGAATTAATTTCTTGCATATTCATACAACTTATAGTTCCTTTGTCATTGTTTTCTATAATACCTGCAATATTTGATACCAGTATTATAGGTTAGTGTAACTTTTAATTAATCAAAAAAATtctcttaaaaataatataaatattactgcAAATTTTTTACTTTTCTCTGATTCATTCAAAGCACTACATCCAATGTCTGCTTCTGAATTTTTGGTCTTGTCAAGTTTAGCTTCTGTTTCTGAGAAGTCTTTACTGTTACCTGAAAATAAATATGAGGaaaatatctatttttttttgttttactatTACTCATACCTGCAATTTGCTTCATAATTTTTCCCTTACCTGTTTTTGTAATGTCCATGTTTTCTTGCACTCTATAAGATAGTGTTGTATTGTAATTCTCCTCAAGCAATGCTAAACCTGTTTTCAATCATATAAACTATTAAATTTGTTTCACAAAATAATTAATGCAGTATGAAAGTTGTCaaacaattttatacatttatttatatttacatGTCTGATTTGTTGTGTTCTTCTTCTCAATCTTACTTCCTATATCTGACAAGTGCCCCTTGTTccctgtttttttaaaaaaaattgttgtcaATCCATAGTTGTATAACATTTACAATTTTGATGAAAATATGATTGAGTGCTTGTAACATATTCATTAATTACCTGATTTTATGTTGTCTCTGTTTTCTTGCATTTTATATGATTGAGTTGTGTTGTAATTCTTCTCTAGGAATGCTAGACCTGTTTAAAATGAAAGACTCACATTTGTTAGAATCCAGTTAAACTCtttctatgaattttttttctaaaaaaataatttgaatttaatGGACTTCTTTTTGTATACCTGAATTTGACTGAACCAAAGCAGTACAAGTTCCATCTTCGAAAATTCCTGCAAAAGattataaaacaaattacaagcaTAATTTTTTACTTTTAATTATTCTTCTAATTATTCTTATAATTACCTGGTAATTGCTTCATTGTCTTAAATCTCTGTGCTTTTTTGTCGGTATCTGTTTCAAAACCTTTCGAAaccaaaattttttattttttgatcaAGATTAGTGAAAAAAAAGTACTTAATATGAAATTTACATAGCAATACACTTACCTCTCGATGTCTTTACTTCTTGTAATTGCTTTTCATCAGCCTTCTTTAGATCATTTGATATTTTCAAAATCTTCTCTTCTGTTCCTGAAGATAGAAGCATTCCTcttcatgaatttttttttttggccagatgatgataaatattttttttgattaaGCAAATCAATTTTCTGTACGTCATCAGGCAAGAAAATTAATCATGCTAAGTTAAAAGAATGATTAAAATTCTTGTCCTGATGATGTGCAGAGAATTGAGGTGTTTTTTTACTTATCTGATGGCCACATTTGTTtttatgtcttttttttcatttttctaaaTGAATCTTTTGTGGTTCAAGTAATATTAGTATGAAGTTTTGGACTTCTTTTGCAAACCTGATTTTGAATTAACAGAATCAGTACTAGTTCCAGCTTCAATTTTTCCTGCAAAAGTTTATAATTAAGATCAGATACATAATTTTTCTCTCGTCCTATTGTTTAATTTGATAAATAgataatattataaaatttagcATAATATACCTGCTAATTGCTTCATTATCTTCAGACCCTGTGATTTTTTGCCTGAATCTGTTTCAATACAAAAAAAGTAATTTTATAGAAGATTAGTGCAAAAAAAACAGAACTAAACATGAATAATACAGAGTAATGCATTTACCACTTGATGTTTTCCCTGCTTCGAATTGCTTTTCATCCGCCGTCTTTAGGACATTTGATATTTTCAATTTCTTCTCTTTTGAGAAGCATTACCCttaatgaatttttttttggccagatgatgataaatatttttttgattaAGCAAATCAATTTTCTGCACATCATCAGGCAAGAAAATTAATCATGCTAAGTTAAAATAATGATTAAAATTCTTGTCCAGATGATGTGCAGAGAATTGGGGTGTTTTTTTACTTATCTGGTGGCCACTTTTGTATTTATGTCTTTTTTTTGTAATGATTTTGATTCTCCTGATCTATATGATCTACAATGTCAGTTACATGATTTCAATATTGAAAATACAGTTTTTTTCTATGTAATTATGGTACAAATtcactgtaatttttatatttcaaaGTTTTTGTTTGTCTAAGCTTTGGTTTGTAATGGAATTGTTTGAATCTGGATTGATATGTTTTTGAACATTGAAGTACATAAGCTCATTAACAACATGAATACAAAATGTTGCCAGATTGACAACAATTTCTGGTGGACTGAATTTTTTGATGTATTTACTTGTTCTGTTTCTTAGTACAAAAGGACATGAACTACATTGAATTTCACTTGTTTTAATTTCAGAATGAAATAGTGGGCAatgaattttttaaacaatgAAAGTTTGACATGAAATGCTTTAGTGTTCTATAATGAAATTTTGACATGACATGCTTTAGTGTTCTGTTCATTCAGATTTTTTCAGAGGTGACAAGTGTCTGCTATTCAGATTTTTTCAGAGCAAATCTTCTTCTATTTGAATGACATGAGCTGCATTAGAATAAACTAGTTTTAATTACAAAGTGaatttttactttttttgaATTTATGTCTAAGCTATGTTATGAAATAGATTCTTTGAATCTGAAATGATTTTGAACATTGGAGTACATCATCTCATTATAAACATGAATACAAAAATGTTTGCTAGATTGACAACAATTTCTGGTTGTAAAATGTTTTTTACATGATTTCAATATTGAAATTACAGTTTTTTCCATGTAATTATGGTTCAAATTcattgtaatttttatatttcatAGTTTTAGTTAAGTCTAAACTATGTTATGAAATGGAGTGCTTTATAAGGTGTAGTTATGTCATGTATCTTGTTTGATGATTTGAAAGTGTTtatgtttttcaaattttttacaaaaaggcATATAAAGTGTGATCTTGTTCAATTAGACAATCTGATTTCTAGATTTTCAGCAGATCCTGTTTTTATTCTTGTTCATCCAGAGAATCTTTTTTGTTCAAACATGATTTCTGATTCTGTTTTATTTGCATTGTAGTATAAAATCTGAATTTCCTACATCATTCAGAATTTTAGTTCCTATTTTTAGTGTACTGTTTATTCAGAATTTTCAGAATGTACAAGTCTCTGCTGTTAATATAGAAATTTTCAGAAGGAACAAGTATTTGCTTGTTCTGTTTCTTAGTACAAAAGAACATGAACTACATTAAATTTCACTAGTTTTAATTTCAGAATGAAATAGTAGGCAATGAATATTTTAAGCAATGAAAGTTTGACATGAAATGCTTTAGTGTTCTGTAATGAAATTTTGACATGACATGCTTTAGTGTTTTGTTCATTCAGATTTTTTCAAAGGTGGCATGTTTTCTGTTTCAGAGCAAATCTTCTTCTGTTTGAATGACATGAACTGCATTAGAATAAACTAGTTTTAATTACAAACTGAATAGTTCACACTGAATTTTTTACAATCATGTTTATTGCTGGTGAATTTTAATTTTCTGAAAGTTTGAGATGACTTGCTTTCGTGACAGTGGAGAGAATTACTTGTGACAGTGATTTGAGTTTCCTTATTCATGTAAAATTTTTGAATGAGATGTGTTTATGAGTTGCATGAATTTGCTGATGTTCTACCCAAGAGATTCTGTTTATCCTCCTAAAATTGTAATGATTCTGTTTATCCTCCTAAAATTTTCTCTTCTGTTCTAATACTGTGATGTTCATTTAACAGGAATTTAGAAGTTTCGAGAGAGGCACTGTCTACAATGTGTGAACATGTGTATATTCAGAAGTCAATATATGTGAATATTTGAATGTCTCAAGGAAAACTCTCCAAAATTTCATATTCTTCAAAAGATCAGAGTTAAAGTTTATCTAGAATGGTCAGAAGAACAAAATTCAAGATCAAGATTCAGATCCAGATTCAAAACAACAAGATATTTCAAAGGAGGAATCAAAAGGTGCACTTACCTGTTGATTTTTCCTGCTCTTCACCTTTTTCCTTCTCCAAATCGCTCAAACTTGTGATTCCTTTCTGTGTGTACTGTAAATTTGCTTCTCTATCGTCAATTTTCTCGTTAATCtccatctttttttcttctgactTCAGATCTGTCTCTGTTTGATTCCCCCTATGTTGAatttgctttttgctttttatatCCAGATCACGTGACACTTTCTTCTTGGGTGCCAAGTTTTCTAATTAAGTAACCTGGCATGTGTCACGTGTATTGTGCTCATCTATTTGGGCTTTTTTTGTTGATTTATTACATTGGGCTTGAATTTTAGACTTTTTTTGTTTGGGCCTCCATTTAATTTGGATCGAGTCAGCTGGGCCAATATCTGGCCCgatctgtgtttttttttattttttttccttctattttGATCAAAAAACGTTGTTCGTTGGATCTGGATCAAATGGTCAAAATATTCGACAGATGGGAAACATCAAAATCTGTCGCATGATCTGTAGACACTCCCTTTTTAATATGTTGAAACTACAGCCGGTGTGATGGCCCATAGACATGCAAAGAAGACAATGGTGGTAAGTCCTCAAACGTGGTggtaagtaaaaaaaagaaaaaaaaatctgacctGACCAAGAGAAAACCAGATATCAATCGTATCCGCCTGCTCCTGCATGGACACGTAGGCACACACAGAGACTCACGCATGCATGTGCCACGTCGGATCCCGCCGCAACAGAGAGACCCACACGGTCTCTTCCATCGCTCGCCGTGCCCGACTCCATCTGCgtctctcgcgccgccgccgccataaaACCCTCCGGCCCAACCCAAACCCAACCCAACCACCACCCAAAACCCCACGCCGCCACACCaccacaaccaccaccaccgtgcgccgcggccgcgcgcgcgctccgGCGAGCGAGTCGccgacaccaccaccaccgccgccgccaatcaCAGATTAATTAATTCCGATGGAGTCGTCGGAGATGGCGGTGATCGAGTACGTGGTGGCGGAGCTGAgggacgaggcggcgggggcCGGGGCGCAcgtggcggcgctggcggcgctcTGCGACGTGCTGGcggtcgccgccgaccacctctTCGACGCCCTCCCCATCGCCGAGTTCGTCGCCCGCCTCccgcgcctcctcgcctccgGCGAGGGAGACGTGCCGCTCTTCGCCGCGCGTGCCATCGCCGAGGTATGCGAGGGCGTCCGGCCCTGGGCGACCAGCTTCGCCAGGTACGGCGCCATCGAGGCGCTCCGTGACAAGCTCCTCGCCATCGACTGCATCGAGCTCGCCGAAGAGGTAATTAATCGGTAGTAGTAATAGTTATATTCATCTTTCTGAATTAATTATATAGCTATACTTATAAAACCCTCTTATATAAACCCTAGTTTTATTAGGTTAAAGTACTGATAATAATACTATGGTTAATATGTGTCtgtttaaataaaatttaaaccaTTTATATGCATTAAAACCCTAGCTATGTTAGGTTAAACTGACAATATTATGGTTAATATGCCTATAAGGACTACATCCAGCTTGTCGAAGAGGTAAAATTTGTACGTACTAGTAGTAATTGTATTCATCTTTTCGGACCACCTTAATTGTAAACCTAAAACCCCTCCTTAAAACCTGAAAGCCGGCCTAAAACCCTAGCTATATTAGGTTAAACTTGATAATACAACCGTtaatatgtgattttttttctaccttttaaaaaaattaaatgtatTTCAGGTGTACGAGACAatcttttttaataaaaaattacgACACCCACTAATACTTACTGtccttatatttatatttatataccaATGATATAGATTTTACACTATAATTTATCCATATTTTTGTCGGTAACATAGGTTTTACGTGCACGATTAAGTTAATTATACGTTCGTTCGTGTATTGTGTAACATAACACGTGGTTTCATCAAGActgcattcttttttttttacaacgaCATACATTTTTTAAATCTAAATCTCCTATTGTTGTTCCATCAATAGTAAGATTAAATTGAGTACAATTGTAAGGGTATATCCTTCTCTTTTATGGTTGGTTGGTGTGGATGTGGTGCTAAAGGAGACGGTTGCTTCGTTTTGTGTGTTTATACAGTGCCTTCGCGCTCTGGGCGTCATATCCATGGAGTGCCCCAAGGAGTGCCTCAGCCACGGCGTGCCAGCCGCCGTGCTGCAGTTCTTCGACTTCTTCTCGATGCACAAGCAGGTGAAGCCTCCTCATCCTGATCAGACTATCTCTCATCTCTTGTGGTTTAATCCTTCTTTGCGCTGCTCTGCCGCCTCCGTGCTTGACATGCTTGCGCCCACGCTCACCACCTGTTTGTGGAAATGCCTCGCAGAAGCTGGTGCTCAAGATCGTCGCCAACGTCTTGGGCGACTTCAGCGCGAAGGATGCGGCCAAGGCCATGGAGGCCGCGCCCGTTCTGTGCAACCTCCTGCAATCCACTGACAAGACGGTACGCGTGTTTAATTTTATGATGGTTATATTATGAgtttgtcttcttcttctctttcttggaGAGCTACTGTTTCTGACTGATGGGTTTGTTGACCGTTCTGGATGTTTAGATACTCGACTCCGCCGTTTCTTGCTTGGTTTTGGTCTCTGATGGTGCTTGCGACAGTGCCCAACACATGGAAAAGCTTTACGAGCTTAATGCAGTCCAAGCGACGATGAGGTTGATGGAGAACGACGGGTGGAAGAGCCTCAGCGATGAGACTTTATCTGTATGTTGCATGATACTGCTTCCTCAGCCATCGTTTTTCTTACTCTAAAATTGACTCAAAATGAAATATTCTTGTTATTCCACATTACCTTATAAACCTGTAGCCTTAAAGATGTAACTAATTATCAACTCTTTAAGTATTCGAAATCAGGAGACTCTTTGATTACCACCTTTATAATTCGCATGTGTTTTTTCATGTTTCATGAAAAGGCGTCCTTTTTATTTAGAAGTCATTTTTACGGCAAACTATCTTAGATGTTTATGGCTCCCTTTAGAAAATCTAAATAGTGTAAGAAGTATCGACAACACAGGCACACTATTTAGTAATCCGCAGCAAAGCACATGTGGTATGTTAGCTGTTAATTCATTCCTATCTTAGTTTTAGCAATTGATCATTCATGACTGAATTGACATGTGTGACAGGGCATCCTTGGTCTTCTCAAAGACCTAGCTTCTCTCTCAGCAAGGGCTGTAAAGTCTCTTTTTGAGTTAAACATTTGTGATTTGCTCAAGCAGATGATAACATACTACACCTCGTCGCACAGTGATCACAATAAGGTACATTTTTCCCTGTGTGTCTTAGCATCAGAAATTTTGTTGCCATGTTTTCCTATGATGACCTAATACTTGACACAAAAGCAGAttaaaaattttagtgtaaattgTTAAAGTGGCGTCACATGTTTATACCTTAATGTATATTTTCAAGAGTTAGAAAAATTGGTAGTACTtctcatttgttttttttatacaatTACAATGAATGTGTGTTTATCAGAGTAGAGTAGATATGTGAATGAACTGTACAAGTATTCCATTGTACAGTAGTTTTTCGTAATATCTATTTAcacaattcaattcaattcaaaaCTGCAGGTGCAGACGCTTGTAGAGCTCATTTATTATCTTATGCCACCTCTTGAAATGTGTGACCATCGTACCGAACTAATCATTGCAAAGAAGAATGTCATCACAGAACAAAGTGGATACATCCAACAGCTTGCTAGCATCCTTACTTTTATAATACAGGTAAGAAAATTCTCTCCAGTCTCCTTGTAACACAGGAAGATAGTTCTGCAACTATCCCTTGATATAACATATTTCTTCTTGTAACGTAGGTTGCGAAATCTGCTGCACTATCATCAATTTGCTACAGTTGTGTTGTTGTCATCAGAAACATTGTTGAATTAAGCACACCTTCTTCCTTGGTGGAGGTACAGAAGACAGTAAACCTGTCAAGGTGAACTTTTCACACAGTtgaattttctcccaaaaatattttgaggGGCCTTGAAACACGCTTCCTTTATTTAACTAACCAACTTGAATGATGGTACTGATATCTTGCCCTTGTATCAGCTTACTTGCTGGCTGGTTGGCCCGGAAGAACCGCCATATCATATTCCAAACGCTCAACGTTTCGAAGACCCTTCTGAGAAAAGACCAGAAATTCTTCTTTGAGACCTTCATCAGGGAGGGTCTAAAGCATGCAATTGATGCAATACTAAcacaggaaaaaggaaagagcCGCTTGCCAGAAAGTTGCCTTTGTTTTGATTTAGACTTGGAGACCTCGACAGATGATGCATGCAGGATTAATAATGGTGCTATCCTGAAACTAGCGGAGGAGATAAAGAAAAACTTCTTGGTAAAGGTTGCCAAGTCTCCTCACAAGTTTGGGTGTGCTTTTAAAAGCATAAAGGAATTTTTTTCTCGTTTGAATTGTCATGCCACGGCACCCCCAGCTAAAGATCAGGATCTCTGCAAGCAGTTGTCTGATTTTTCAAGGCAATTATTATCGGATGAACTGCCAAGTACTTCTACTTTTGAGTTTGTGCAGAGTGGATCTATCAAACATTTGGCAGGTTATCTTTCCAATGGGACATACTTTAATT
This window encodes:
- the LOC136356517 gene encoding uncharacterized protein encodes the protein MEINEKIDDREANLQYTQKGITSLSDLEKEKGEEQEKSTDSGKKSQGLKIMKQLAGKIEAGTSTDSVNSKSGTEEKILKISNDLKKADEKQLQEVKTSRGFETDTDKKAQRFKTMKQLPGIFEDGTCTALVQSNSGLAFLEKNYNTTQSYKMQENRDNIKSGNKGHLSDIGSKIEKKNTTNQTCLALLEENYNTTLSYRVQENMDITKTGNSKDFSETEAKLDKTKNSEADIGCSALNESEKSIIENNDKGTISCMNMQEINSENGANNAKVDYENNVLSLLDQDYIADKSLEQTSEIGYSNVDNQSQHAWSLDIFNLQESVQEPILEQSSDIGNISGNGVDDDVMNDELLTEEDIEQFLEEEQQEALKGNNAIIDRKYIPELDQKFKSIIEAHNYFNFYAYMAGFSIVNVHSARTTSKKRNREVIRVTFKCYKYVKADCNTKPETVDETATGERKTNEVIGTECKCVMSDF